From a region of the Ovis aries strain OAR_USU_Benz2616 breed Rambouillet chromosome 2, ARS-UI_Ramb_v3.0, whole genome shotgun sequence genome:
- the LOC114113235 gene encoding uncharacterized protein LOC114113235, which yields MGSHQSVRESKLRPRSPDSQPSVSHATFNLPAVDSDASSYPLGTWSQSQRRRGVAWVPAAPGTKSWLPFSILFPEENGELAWTPMAPPPGQSQSVPTHTWYLPYWQQSPELVTATWAAAGATGSHRKGRPRKALNTCRLTPPGIRSQHPTDGPRAPLQLLHCRPPVQRGWPAGGSDHHPNPALLVHSPDHQLHLMENLPPAVSGHPPPPATHMRAQEFELWNVTPRNGAELY from the exons ATGGGAAGTCACCAGTCCGTGAGGGAGAGCAAGctcagacccaggtctccagaCTCACAGCCATCAGTTTCTCATGCAACCTTTAATCTCCCCGCTGTGGATTCTGATGCCTCCTCCTACCCCCTGGGAACTTGGAGTCagagccaaaggagaaggggagtgGCCTGGGTCCCTGCAGCTCCAGGCACTAAGAGCTGGTTACCTTTCTCCATCCTCTTCCCGGAAGAGAACGGAGAATTGGCCTGGACCCCAATGGCCCCTCCTCCGGGGCAGAGTCAGTCGGTGCCTACCCACACCTGGTACCTCCCTTACTGGCAACAGAGTCCAGAGCTAGTAACAGCCACCTGGGCAGCTGCTGGAGCTACTGGGAGTCACAG GAAGGGAAGGCCCAGGAAGGCCTTGAATACCTGCCGCCTCACCCCTCCTGGGATAAGGTCCCAACACCCCACGGATGGGCCCAGGGCCCCCCTGCAACTTCTCCACTGCCGCCCACCGGTGCA ACGTGGGTGGCCTGCCGGCGGCAGCGATCATCATCCCAACCCTGCTCTCCTCGTCCACTCTCCTGATCATCAGCTTCATCTTATGGAAAACTTGCCGCCGGCTGTCTCGGGTCACCCACCCCCGCCTGCCACCCACATGAGGGCCCAG GAATTTGAATTGTGGAATGTGACACCCAGAAATGGAGCTGAGTTATATTAA